From Streptomyces sp. HUAS MG91, the proteins below share one genomic window:
- a CDS encoding methyltransferase domain-containing protein, producing the protein MSRQLDEQIAGRFPVGQRLRVLDVGMGQGTQALRLARAGHKVTGVDQDPAMLAVAQTALAAEPAGVRERVRFVEGSGMETGVHFLPGSFDVVLCHGVLMYVDEPDALLAGLARMLAPGGLLSLLVRNADALAMRPGLAGDWVTALGAFDSLKYTNRLGLDVRADRLDALTATLAGIGAPLHAWYGVRVFTDQAGDAAAVPERGELQTLLAAEERAGRTDPYRRVAALLHLCGVRG; encoded by the coding sequence GTGTCCCGGCAGCTCGACGAGCAGATAGCCGGGCGTTTCCCCGTCGGGCAGCGGCTGCGGGTGCTCGACGTCGGGATGGGCCAGGGCACCCAGGCGCTGCGCCTGGCGCGGGCCGGGCACAAGGTGACCGGCGTGGACCAGGACCCCGCGATGCTCGCCGTCGCGCAGACCGCGCTGGCGGCGGAGCCCGCGGGTGTGCGGGAGCGGGTGCGGTTCGTCGAGGGCAGCGGGATGGAGACGGGGGTCCACTTCCTGCCCGGCAGTTTCGACGTCGTGCTCTGTCACGGCGTCCTGATGTACGTCGACGAGCCGGACGCGCTGCTCGCGGGACTCGCGCGGATGCTGGCGCCGGGAGGTCTGCTCTCCCTGCTCGTACGGAACGCGGACGCGCTGGCGATGCGTCCGGGGCTGGCCGGTGACTGGGTCACCGCGCTCGGCGCCTTCGACTCGCTGAAGTACACCAACCGGCTCGGCCTGGACGTCCGGGCCGACCGGCTCGACGCGCTGACCGCCACGCTCGCCGGGATCGGCGCGCCGCTGCACGCCTGGTACGGGGTGCGGGTCTTCACCGACCAGGCCGGCGACGCCGCGGCGGTACCGGAGCGCGGGGAGCTGCAGACGCTGCTCGCCGCCGAGGAGCGCGCCGGGCGCACCGACCCGTACCGGCGGGTGGCCGCGCTGCTGCACCTGTGCGGGGTGCGGGGCTGA